The sequence TTTTAGCAGCATCAAAAACATGTTTAGCTTCTAATTTATTTAAATCACCATCTATTAATCTATAAAGTTCATTATTTTTATTTATTTGTAATCTTGATAAAGCTTCTCTTATTACTCCTGTAGCTGATGCATAAGCTTCAAAACACCCTTTTTGACCGCATCCACATACTTTTCCTTCTTTTTCTAATTTCATATGGCCAATTTCTCCACCTGCACCAGTTGCACCGGAAATTAATTTACCATCTATAAATATTCCACCACCAACTCCTGTTCCAAGAGCTATTGTTACACTTTTAGAATATCCTTTTCCAGCTCCATACAAAGTTTCTCCTAGAGCTATTACGTTAACATCATTATCCAATCTTGTTTTTATTCCAGAAATCTCTTCCATTTTTTCACTAATATTTATATTTTTTTCCCAAGGGAAATTAGCAAAAAAACCAACTTTTTTCTGATCAATAACTGGTCCAGGTATCCCCATACCAATACCTTTTATCATATCTCTAGATATATCTAACTCATCTGATAATTCTAAAACAGTACCCCAAATTTTATTTAAAGTATAATCTACTCCCTCTATTGATTCTGTTTTTATGCTTGTACTTTTTAAAATATCGCCATCAGAATTTAGTATTCCAATTTTACTATTAGTACCTCCAATATCTATTCCTACAAAATATTCCATAAAACTCCCTCCTAATTATAAATATTTTTATATTTTTCTTTTAAATACTCTATATAATATTCTGGATTTAATTCTTCTCCAGTTACTGAAACCATAATCTCTTTAGGTGTTTTCAACTTTCCATATCTATGAATTTTTTCTCTTAACCATTCTTTAATTCTTTTTAATTCTCCTCTTTCCAATGTTCCTTCTATATTTATATCTTTTTTCATAGCATTTAAAATTTGAAGTGAATATACATTTCCTAAAGCGTATGATGGAAAGTATCCAATAAGACCACAAGACCAATGAACATCCTGCAAAACACCTTCAGAATCTGTTGATGGAACTACTCCTAAATATTCATACATTTTTTCATTCCAAACTCTTGGTAAATCTTTTACCAAGTATTCTCTTGATAAAATCCCTTTTTCAATTTCATAACGTATCATTATATGTAGTGAATACGTTAATTCATCTGCTTCAACTCTGATTAAAGATGGCGAAACTTCATTTATTCCTTTATAAATCTCTTCTAATGTTAACTTTGATAATTCACTATATTTAAATTTACTTTTTTCTAGAATCCCAAACCAAAATTCCTTACTTCTCCCAATAATATTTTCATAAAATCTCGATTGAGATTCATGTATACCCATAGAGGCTCCATCAGATAAAATCGTATCTTTTAAAATTTCATCTACTCCCTGTTCATATATTCCATGTCCACCCTCATGAATAGTACTAAAAACACTTGAAAACGGAAAATCTTTTAGATATCTCGTTGTTAATCTAACATCATCTTTATTTACAGTTAATGTAAATGGATGAGCACTTTCTGATAAAACTCCTCTTTCTAAATCAAACCCAATATACTCTAAAATCTCTTTTGAAAAAAGCTTTTGATTGTATTCTGAAACTTCAAACTTCACTTTCTTTTGAAAGTCTCTTTTGTTTTTATTTACTTCTTTTAATAAAGGTACAATCTCTTTTTTTAATTCTGCAAAAAAATTATCTAGCTTTTCAACGTTCATTCCCTTTTCATAATCATTCAAAATTTCTGAATAAACATCCTCTTTTATTCCTCTATACTCTATAAACTTTCGATTAAAATTAAAAATTTGCTCTAAAATAGGAGCAAAACTTTCAAAATCATTATTTTCTCGAGCTATCTCCCATATCCCTTGAGCTTTAGCTGTAAGTTCAGAGTACATTTTATACTCTTCACTAGGTATAACTTTTATTTTTTCAACTTCTTCTTCTAAAAGTTCTATCTCTCGTTTTATTATATCATCTAATTTTTCTTCATTTTTTTTCAATTCTTTTAACATCTCTAAAAACTCTTTAGAAGTAGTTAAATTATAGCTCTTTAAGCTTAATTCTCCTATCATTTCAGAGATCAATTTATAACCACCTTTTGGTGCTTGGGTTTCCAAATCCCATTGAAGTAAAGCTAACATAGAGTCTATTATTTTTTTCTCTTTTATCATTTCTCTAAATTTATTTATTTTCTCTTCCATAATTCCACTCCTTTACCCTTTTACTTAATTATATTGAATTTTTTCTTCTTTAACAAGATTTTTCACGTTCTATTGATAATTTTAGTAAAATAATGTAAACTTATATATAAAAATATAATAATAGTATAAAAGGAGTTTTTATGAAAAGAAGTATATCTGGTATCCAACCCAGTGGAATATTACATTTAGGAAACTATTTTGGAGCCATGAAACAGTTTATAGAAAACCAAGATAAATATGAAGGTTTTTATTTTATTGCAGATTATCATTCACTTACATCTCTTACTGATCCAAAAGCACTTAGAGAAAACTCTTATAATATAGTTTTAGATTATTTAGCTTTAGGACTTGATCCTGAAAAGTCAACAATTTTTTTACAATCAGATGTTCCTGAACATACAGAGCTTATGTGGTTACTTTCTAACATTACCC is a genomic window of Cetobacterium somerae ATCC BAA-474 containing:
- a CDS encoding carboxypeptidase M32, with product MEEKINKFREMIKEKKIIDSMLALLQWDLETQAPKGGYKLISEMIGELSLKSYNLTTSKEFLEMLKELKKNEEKLDDIIKREIELLEEEVEKIKVIPSEEYKMYSELTAKAQGIWEIARENNDFESFAPILEQIFNFNRKFIEYRGIKEDVYSEILNDYEKGMNVEKLDNFFAELKKEIVPLLKEVNKNKRDFQKKVKFEVSEYNQKLFSKEILEYIGFDLERGVLSESAHPFTLTVNKDDVRLTTRYLKDFPFSSVFSTIHEGGHGIYEQGVDEILKDTILSDGASMGIHESQSRFYENIIGRSKEFWFGILEKSKFKYSELSKLTLEEIYKGINEVSPSLIRVEADELTYSLHIMIRYEIEKGILSREYLVKDLPRVWNEKMYEYLGVVPSTDSEGVLQDVHWSCGLIGYFPSYALGNVYSLQILNAMKKDINIEGTLERGELKRIKEWLREKIHRYGKLKTPKEIMVSVTGEELNPEYYIEYLKEKYKNIYN
- a CDS encoding ROK family protein; the protein is MEYFVGIDIGGTNSKIGILNSDGDILKSTSIKTESIEGVDYTLNKIWGTVLELSDELDISRDMIKGIGMGIPGPVIDQKKVGFFANFPWEKNINISEKMEEISGIKTRLDNDVNVIALGETLYGAGKGYSKSVTIALGTGVGGGIFIDGKLISGATGAGGEIGHMKLEKEGKVCGCGQKGCFEAYASATGVIREALSRLQINKNNELYRLIDGDLNKLEAKHVFDAAKKGDKFSLEIVDYVSEYLAMGIGNVLNIINPEVIILSGGVALAGDILLDKVKEKLPNYALGITIENLQIKLGQLGNDAGIKGASALTI